The genome window ACACAGTAGATTTGATTTATGAAGATGAGATGTCTTCGTATGTGAATGCAGTAGTAAAATTATTCACTagcattgaaaaataaatataattttactacTGCTTCTTtgttatctaaaaaaaaaaaagaaatatttaggCACATCATCAGAAGGAGTGAAGAAAGGCTATTTAtgaaagaacatttattaatgcagagcctgtttggaatatttgcagagttataattaatttaatgcaccTCCTAAAGCACGGGTACAACAAAGCATATATAATTGGATTAATGGTGGAattaagaaaacacacaatcacaagtttctgaaatgtttttgtctgtatttcaaTAACATtacctaataaactgtaaataaaatatggaagtatacacatcagaaacacagagactAAAATACCGAGgactttagctgcttttctctcagatttcattgagtgtgaggtgattttctgtgttttagactgtgtgtgattattaagctCTCTGATAGCAGTGACATGTTTCTTAGCAATCATAAAAACTAGAGTATACAATATGATAATGACAGAAAgtggaaatataaatgaatatataaggTCAATTACAGACCAAACCTcattcagaaagagaaaacactCTCCAGGACACATTACAAAACCCTTGAAGTTTCCACTGAAATACAAGAGTGCCAAGTTATAGGCCACCACCACACACCAgtcaaaaacaattacaatacaAGTGATCCTTACAGACACTCTGTTCATGTAGAGAAAGGGGTTTGAGAGAGCCAAATACCGATCCACAGCAATGAGAGCGATATTATAGCTGGACGAGACTGTGAGGAAACCAGTAATCAAACAAAAACTG of Pangasianodon hypophthalmus isolate fPanHyp1 chromosome 30, fPanHyp1.pri, whole genome shotgun sequence contains these proteins:
- the LOC128317888 gene encoding trace amine-associated receptor 13c-like, whose product is MNLTEFNQSDHCEHFSCPERSVSPAVYILLYVCSAAVILLTMCGNMVVIISVFHFKQLHTPTNMLVLSLAVSDFFIGAFVMPPMLIWTIESCWILGRAFCTSFCLITGFLTVSSSYNIALIAVDRYLALSNPFLYMNRVSVRITCIVIVFDWCVVVAYNLALLYFSGNFKGFVMCPGECFLFLNEVWSVIDLIYSFIFPLSVIIILYTLVFMIAKKHVTAIRELNNHTQSKTQKITSHSMKSERKAAKVLGILVSVFLMCILPYFIYSLLGNVIEIQTKTFQKLVIVCFLNSTINPIIYALLYPCFRRCIKLIITLQIFQTGSALINVLS